Below is a genomic region from Spirosoma radiotolerans.
ATTTTCACTATAGGTTACTCTTTACTGACGCGTCACTTTGCTGGCACCCGACGTTTCAGAGTCAAGTGAACCAACATGACCAAGTGTTGCGTGGCTGGCTCCGCTGGCATCTACCGACGCTTTATCGATGTTCAGGCCTGTTGCTTCGATTTTACTGGCTCCACTCAAATCGGCTTCCAGTTGATCGACATGCCCCCGCAGCACAGCGTTGGATGCGCCCGATAATTGAATGGATAACTTCTCGACCGTTCCGTCGAAGACCGTCCGGCAGGCACCACTCATGTCGATGTCCAGGTTTTTATAATTGCCGAAACCAACAAGACTCGCTTTGGAAGCACCCGACAGTTTCAGTTCATCGATGTTTGGTACGGTGATAGTCAGGCCGACCCGTTTGCGGTTGTTCCAGTCGAACAAGCCTCCTTTCCGGTCAATTTTCACTTCCAGCGTGCTGCCGTTCACCCGAACGTCCATGTCGCTCATGTCATCCTCACGACCGTCGGCGATAACTTTAAACGTATCTCCTTTCCGGAACCGGACAACAAAGGCCCCCGCAATATCAACCTTCGAGAACGCCGTCACATTAAACTGGCGCGTATGGTCGCCGATGCGGTCGAAATCGTCGCCAAGTTCACTGGCTACGGCACTTTGTACATCGTCGGTCAGATCAGTCACGTCGTTGTCTTCATCATTGTCGCTATGATCTTTTTCGCGCGGGTAGTTGATACAGACCAGCCCATCCTGCTTGGTAAACTTCCAGAGGCTGGACGACATCCGGTCCAATTCCCGTTCGCCAAACTCATTGCGGATGTAGCGGGCGAAGTCCTCGGTCATCCGGAATGGTTTCTCATATGGAATCATCAGGTCCATATCCAGGTCCTGCGCCCGGAAATGAGCTTTCGGTAATAACTCCATCGAATTATCGAACCGTACAACCGAGTCTTTAATCGTGTAGGCGTAGCGTACCTGCCGGGCATTGGCTTGTGCTTCGGCGCGGGTGCGACCCTGCGCCCGAAACGACTGGACAAGGTTCAGCGTCGTGCCTTCATACCCTTTCAAATCAATTGATGGACGCGTATCCCAATTGTCCCCGTCATTGTCGACATCATTAAGGGCAAACATCGGGATGGCCGCCGGTACGGTCAGTATTTTGGTTTCTTCGACCGTTCCCCGGCGTTGAAAGCTGCTGATCAGGGGAGTTACCGTTCCGCCAAAAACAACCAGACCCACCAGCCAGATACCGCCCAATGTAAGGGCCGTTCGCGTCGAGATGACCGACCGTGTGGTGATCAGCATGATGCCCAGCACGGCCAGCGCGAAGGCAGGAATAAGCCCCACAACAATACCTGACAAGACCATCGGCGCCGTCACGTCGGCCCGAATCAGATCAGAAGGAAACCCGCCGGGGCCAATGGATGTACTTGACCATATACCAATGGCAGCCCCGATAAAGGCCAGGCAAGCGATCATGAAGGCGAAAGCCATTATAAGCATCAGCACCCCGGCAAAAACCCGGATCAGCGATACGACGCCGTTCAAAAGTGGTCCTAATGCCCGGCCCAGTCCGCCCAGAATGGTGGCAATGGCGCGAAAAGGGAACAGCAGAATCCGTGTCAGAGCGCTCTCGTTGTTGGCCGTTTCGTTAATATTCAGGTTTTGTTTAATGCTGTTCTCGATGTTGGACAGCGTGATGGGCTGCCCCTGCATTTCCATCTTTTCGGTAAGCGTATTAGCGGTCGGCGCAATCATCCAGAGAACCAGATACAGCAGGAAACCTACCCCAAAAAACACAATACCCAGCACAAACAACAACCGAACAATGCCCGTATCGATGCCAAAGTAGGCGGCAATTCCGGAAGCAACGCCCCCCAGGACTTTATCTTCGGGGTTACGGAAAAACTTTTTGACGGTTTTATCATCTTCAATCGTTACAACGCCGGGCAGCGCAATCCACATAGCAATGTAGACGATGAAAGTAAACCCACTCAGGCCACCGAAAAACCCATCGGGGCCATTGGAAGCACCACTCAGGGCCGGCAGACCGATGAACAGCCCGACAAAAATCAGCCGTACCCACACCACGTCCATGTTGAAATAGTGGGCTAGTCCGGCGCAGACGCCACCCAGTGTCTTCCGACGCAGGTCACGCACCAGGCGACGGGGCTCATACGACACCCCAGGGTTTGGTTGTGGGGCGAATGTAGTTGTCGTCGAGCCGTTTGCCGGATTGCCTTTTGCCTGCGCACTACCAGCCGATGTTGCCGAATGCCGACCACCGTTCGTAACCAGTACTTCTTCCTCCTCTACAGCTTCGAAATCAGCGACGGTACCCATGGCGGCCACGAGTTCATTCACATCGTCGAGCGACACGACCTGTTTGTCGGCTGCTTTCAGTTTAGCCAGCAGCTTTTCGGCAATCCGGTTTTCAATATCCGTTACAATCTCCTGGCTGTCTTCGTAGGTTGAGAAATACTGCTGAACCGTAGACAGGTAATTTTTCAATTTGTCGTAGCCATCCTCTTCGATGTGGAAGATGACGCCACTAATATTAATACTGATGGTCTTTTTCATTGCGGTCCGACGTTGCGGTTTTATGAAGGGAATAGGTTAAGCGTTGGCTGGAGGGATGGTTGAATCGGCTGAGGGCGAAACGGCAACAGCACCATTCGTGAGCTTTTTATGGAGATCAACTTTTCCAATGATCGCATTAACAGATTCGGCAAGTTCCTGCCAGGTGTCGTTGAGGGATTCCAGCGAATTGCGGCCAAGATCGGTTAGAATATAATACTTACGTGGCGGCCCCGACGTAGATTCTACCCATTTGTAATCGAGCAGACCGGCATTTTTCAAGCGGGTTAACAGCGGGTACAGTGTGCCCTCTACAACCATGATTCTGGCGGAAGTCAGCTCGTCGAGCATATCGGAGGCATATATTTCACCCCTCGATATGATGTGCAAAATGCAGAATTCCAGAATTCCCTTCCGCATTTGCACCTGAGCATTTTCTATATTCATTGGTGTATTTGATTTCGTTAATTTCTTGTATCAAAGGTACAATAAGGTACTATGCGATGCAAGGTACCTTATATTTTTTATCCATATTTCGGTATTAATGGCAAAAAAGTGAGGATGAGTGGTAGTACAATTATGAATTGAGTACGTGTAATAGTCTCTCAATTTTGTACATCTCCTCACGCTATCCAGAAAAGTCTTTTATTTCGTAATACTGAGCGTCAAGAGTCAACGTCCATTTTCGTATCAGCCTATAGCCCTTATTCGCCTAATCGGCAAACTCGACGGCTCCCTTGAAAGCCTTGTGTGGCTTCTTCGTGGATTAGCTCATATGGTAGAAAAGGGGTATCTTCACCCGCTATTTGTCGGCCATCTGATTCCTGTCGGCTTACAGAAAGACGACTCCCTTATCCTCGATGCTTACTGCTACCCAAACAGCTATACAGGAAGAAAATGACCGACTGAAGCACCAGATCGAGCAATTACAAGCCGTTCTGAACAACATTACAACCGGCGTCTCCCTGCTGGAGCCACTCTACGACAAGACTGGCCAGATCGTTGACTTCAGGAACATCGTCATCAACGACTATAACGCCCGTCGTTTTGGGAAGTCTATTCAGGAGTTAACGGATGGGCGGGGCGTAGGCGAGTTGTTCCCTGGCTGGCAAGAAACCGAAAACTTTGCGATTTACCGACGGGTTTTTAACGATGAACAGCCGCGCACGTTCGATACCTTTTACGATCAATTTGGGCTACGAAGCTGGCTGGAGGTGGAGGTTCGCCGGCTGGGGGTGGGTGTGCTGGTTAGCTTCAGGGACATCACAGCCCTGCACGAGTCGGAGCAAAAACAACGCGAGCAGGCCGAGTTACTACAGGCCGTATTCAACAACGCGTATGTGGGTATAGCCGTGTATGAGCCCGTCCTGGATGAGGAGGGGCAAGTGACCGATTTTCGATTCCAGTTCACCAACCCTACTGCTTTCCGCTTGCCGAATCTTACCCAGGAAAATACAGCGGGACGTTTGTCATCGGAGATTTATCCAGATTACAAAGAGCGGGGGTTGTTTCAGGAACACCGTAGCGTGTATCAAACTGGCCAGCCGCTACGACTGGAGAAGTATTATCCGGAGTTTAAAATCTGGGTTGACGTGTCCATCACCAAATTGGGGATGGGAATTATGCACACCTTTGCCGACATTACGGAGCGCAAGCAAATCGAGTCGCAATTGAAGTACCAGGCCGATACGTTCCAGGCCGTTTTAGGGGCTGTCACGCATGGGCTGAATGTGTTTCAGATCATCTGGGATGAGACTGGCCAGTTAGCCGATCTGCGCTATGAGTTTGTCTCGGATCAGATGTTGCGTGATACGGGGCTGAGCCGTGAGCAGGTCATTGGTAATACCCTGATAACCCTGTTCCCCACAGCCAGACAGTCATCCTACTGGCCAGCCTACCAAGCGGCTCTGCAAACCGACGAACCCCAGCGATTCGAAGAATTCTACCAGTATGATGGCTACAAGAATTACATCATCGGCGAAGTATGCCGGGCTAATCATAACCGACTGATTACGACCTACCGGATTATCAATGATCTGAAAGCCGCTCAGTGGCAGGCCGAGCAGCAGGCGGAGCTAATCCGATCGGTACTGGATGGATCGCCGAACGCGGTCATTGCGTTCGATGCCGTCCGTGACCAGGCCGGCACCCTGATTGATCTGCGGTATGTATTGCAAAACGAAGTCAATCGCCAGCGCGTTGGTCGGTCGGATGAGCAACTGCTGGGCCAAACCATGCGGTCATTCTTTCCCGATGTCGTTGAATTGGGGCTCCTTGACGGCTATCGGCGGGTCATCGAGACAGGGCAGCCCTGGCACTGGGAAGGGGCCTATACTTACCCTAATCGTAGCGGCTGGTTTGGGTATACGGCCGTTAAACGGGGAGACGGCATGGTGTTGACCGTACAGGACAAAACGCTTGAACATGAGGCTCAGCAGCATATTGAAGCGGCCAACAGGACACTCATAAAGTCCAACGAGAACCTGCAAAGTTTTGCCTATGTGGCCAGCCATGATTTACAGGAACCCCTGCGTAAAATCCATTCCTTTAGCAACATCCTGCTACAACAACACGCCACGGAGTTGTCGACGGAAGCAAGCGAAATGCTGCAACGCATGCAGGCGGCTTCCGACCGTATGTCGGGCCTTATCCGGGATATACTGGCCCTGTCCCGCCTAGCCACCCAGCAGCAAACCTTTCAACCGGTTGAGTTGGAAAATCTGGTGCACGAAGTACTGATGGACCTGGAAGCGGTCGTTATTGACAAAGACGCAGCTGTTGACGTCGCCAGTTTACCGACTGTCATGGGCGATGCGCTGCAACTGCGCCAGCTTTTTCAGAACTTACTAAGTAACGCCCTGAAATTTACGCAAGCGGGCCGGAGGCCCCAGGTGCGGGTCACTTGCGAACTCCGCTCGCCAAATAAAGTGCCTGACAACGAACAGCTGACAGCAATACCCGCTCATTTGGCAGCCGAAGCCGTTGCCTCGTTCTGGGCCATTTCAGTCGCCGATAACGGCATCGGTTTTGATGCAAAAAAGTATGGCGATCGTGTTTTCGGTACGTTTCAGCGCCTACACGGCCGCACCAGTAACTACAGTGGTACGGGCATTGGTCTGGCTATCGTCAAGAAAGTAGTCGACAACCACCGTGGGGAAATCACCGTCTGGAGCCGGGAGGGCGAAGGGGCTACGTTTACCGTTTATCTACCCGTTTCATAAACGCGTTGCACGAACCAACCGAACCGGAGGCTCAGGCTTTCTGACCTAAGCGCCATCCTGCACGCTGGTCAGCCGATTGAGGAGGCCCTGTAACGAGATTATCTGCTACGACACCAGTGGTGAAGGCATAGATCCCCTTGTGCATCAAGTCGATAAGTTGCTCATCCGCAGGCCAGCTCCAGGGTAGCGCACCCACACCGGTGGCATTCTCCAGAGTTTGATCGTTGAGTAACCGCAGGTTCATGAACAAAAACGAGCTTACCGGCCCTCTAATGCCGTGTTGAGCCATTACGCCCCGAACGATTCCTAACACGATCCCCTGCCCCCAGTGCATGGTCCAGTTGAGTCCTAGCCGCTGCTGGTCGGGTTTGTGAGGAAGACGAAGTAACCGCTCCAGGGTGTGAGCCGGTACGTACGAGTTGGGACGATTGGTTACTAACTGCTCCAGTTTCTCGGCTAGTGTCATGGCAGCTACTCCGGCCAGTCCCGCAACCAGACCACCCAGTACGGCTTTCGTTTTCATAGTATTTAAAGATTAATAAAGGTTTTGTCCAAAACTGCGCCTACATCGATCAGTTGGGCATAAGCGAAACACTTTACCAAAGCAAACGGCAGCAAAAAGGGCTAATTATGAGGTTATGGTGTTAATTGGCGGCTTGATGAGGTGGCTACGAGTAGATGTGGCGCTCCAACTCGCCTGAGCAGTCCAACTCAATCGTCACGTTTCCTTTTAGTAGAATACCGTTTAACTTAGCTTCACTACCCTTTACGCTCCTGATGCTGAACAGAAGAGAATTGCTTACAAACGCCCTGGTAGCAGCTGGTGGACTGGTTTCATCGGCGTATGGCTGGCCAGTGACTGCGCAACAGACCAAGAAAATTGGCATTCAGACCTATTCCATCCGCCGGGAATTAAAGCAGGATATGATCGGCTCCCTGAAAGCGTTGAAGGCCATCGGCTTTTCCCATGTGGAACTCTATGGCTATCAACAGCAAGACAAAAAGGGCTCTATCTTGGGCTATTCGTTAACCGATTATCGCAAAATCCTGGAAGACATTGGCTTAGAGCCAACCAGTTCTCACCTGGAACCACCCCTGCAAAGCGTTTACAAATTTGGCGATGGTGGTGGCTCAGGCAAAGGGGAGCGCAGCATCCAGATACAACCCTACACCAAACAGAATATCCCGGCCATTATTGATTTTTGGAAACGAGCCATTGCCGATCATCAGGCCTTAGGCGTTCCAGTGATGGTACAACCGGCAATGCCCATTGTCAATACAGTGGATGACGCTAAACGGGTTTGTGACGTCTTTAACCAAACCGGTGAACTCGCCAAACAGGCCAACCTGCGGTGGGGCTACCACAACCATAGTGCGGAGTTCAAACGGATTGGACTAAAGCGGGGCCAGGATTGGTCCTCGGAGATGGCCATCACTCCAACCTCTTACCCTAGCGAAATCTTCTATGATTTTTTGTTGACCCATACCGACCCTGCCCTGGTTTTTTTTGAAATGGATGTGTATTGGGCCGTCATGGGCCAGTGTGACCCAGTCAGCTATTTCAACCGCTACCCTGGCCGCTTTCCGCTTTTGCATATCAAAGACCGGGACATTCTGGGTTCAACGGGGTTTATGAACTTTGCTAACATCTTTACGGCCGGTTATGCCAAAGGTGGTCTGGAACGATATTATGTCGAGCTTGAATACCCGAATCCAAGTAGTAGTTCTTCGGTATCCCAATTAGAAGCGGTGAAGAGGTCCTATTCGTATGTGAATCAAGCTCCGTTTGTAAAATAGACACCTATCAACTAAGGGGATACTTCTTCGGTAGGCTCCCAGGGCGTATTAACTGGGTTGGTTATTTCCTACGGAACGCGGTTGGTGTCTGCCTTTATACGGATTAGTTCGCCCAATAATCGAGTTCGGTTGGCCAGTTCAGGCTTACCCAGCCGTTCAGCCAGACGGGCGACAGCCAGGTTTAGTGTATCGATTTCCGTTTCGCGACCGTGGTTAATGTCAACCAGGGTAGAAATCAGCTGGCCATCGGAACGTTGACTGATCTGCAGCAGTCGCTGTTCTACGGCCTCCCGGTTTAGGTTGATGCCCACTTCTTCGGCCACAGCCACACATTCGTCGATGATCTCACCAGCCAACGCCAGCGCTGGCACATTCCGGTGAAAAATGCCATTATCGATCCCCAGCAGTGGGCAGATGGCATTGAAAACACAGTTGGTGATCACTTTTTCCCAGATAGTCTGCTGAATGGCTCGCTCGGCGCGGAACGGGAACTGGGGTGTACTCATCTGTTCGACAAGTGCTGTCAGTATGGATTCATGGCCCTGAACTACCCCAATTGCCGAAGCCGCAACGGGCTTATAGCTCACCACATGCGGAGCCTGCACCTGACTAGTCGCCAATAACACGCACCGATACACGGCAGGGAAACCGGCGTCTAAAAACGGCTCTTCGATACCCAGCCCGTTTTGCAGCAAAACCAGGGGCGACTGACCTGTCTTTCCTCTTAATCGCTGGGCCAGCTCCGGGTTGCCGAACGATTTGCTGGTCAGCAACACAAGGCCGTTCAAAAGGCCCACCTGTTCCAGGGTGCGGATGGGAACAGACGCTGTCACGGCTGTACCATCGCTGAGCTCAACGGTAATACTGGTTTCTTCGGTTTCCGGGACGCTCCCTTTCCGACCGTGCAGCAACATGACTTCTTTGCCGGACTGCTTCAGCAGCACAGCTAAGGTCATACCAATAGCGCCGGCTCCAATTATATAAACAGGGTTTTCCATGAGCGGTGGGTTGTCTCGGTCAAGAAACGACCAGGCTTGTTAAGGTGATTTGTTCAGGGTAAGGTGGTCACCTCAATGACAGAAGCCCCATACAGCCGATGACGGGCCGGTTGAAAGTCAGCGGCTCCTGCTTTATAAATGTTTTCTACGAACGTCTGCGGGTTTCGGTCGATCAGCGGAAACCAGCTACTTTGCACCTGAATCATGACCCGATGTCCTTTTTTAAACGTATGCAGCACGTCGGGCAACTGAAACGTCACCTCTGTGACCTGATTCGGGATGAAGGGTTCGGGTTTTTCGAAACTGTGCCGAAACCGGCCCCGCATCACATCCGCCCTGACCAACTGCTGATAACTGGCTAATGGCGTTTGGGCGTTGGGCTGGTAGGGATGATTCGGCTCGTCGGGTGGATACACATCAATGAGCTTAACGACCCAGTCGGCGTCGCTACCCGTGGTGCTGACGTTCAACCGAACTGCAATTTCTCCACCTACTGTCAGGTTTTGGGTAAGTATGTCCGTTTGAAAGGTGAGCACATCAGCCCGCTTACTGGCAAACCGCTGATCGGCCGACATATAACTAAATAACGCACTGAAATCAGATTCGGCCGTCAGGGTCGCTTCGCTGTAAGGGACTGGATGAGCGGGGTCGCTGACATATTCCCGAAAACGGGTCGGGTTAGTAACCTGTGTACTTAGCTGCCCCGTTGGGGTTAAATACCAGCTTAGGCGGTGGCTGGCGGATGCGGGCCAGGTCGAAAACGTTTTCCAAGTCTTCAGCCCTGTATCGAACAGACAGATTTTAGGTAACCCCGTTTTGCCATCGCCAGCGCCTTTCAGGTAATGATGAAAGAAAGGCGCTTCCAGTTCACGCTGATAATAGGTTGCCAGACTGTCGCCAAAAATACAGATCGTTATGGAGCGTATGACCGGTCTCTTCCGACCAGCCCCGGTGCCCAAACGGCCCCATCACCAGCACCAGATGCGATTCCGGGCTGTGTTGGTCAAGCGTCTTGTAAATGCTCAGGGGTCCGTACAGATCTTCGGCATCGAACCAGCCACCAACCACCAGCACCGCAGGCCGAACCTTCCTCAGATGAGGCAGTAGGTTTCGCTCCTGCCAGAAGGTATCGTAATTGGGATGGGCCACCGTTTGCTGCCAGAACACATTTCGGGCCAGATAGGGCTGCGCATTGGCCAGCGGCCCCAGGCCCATATGCCAGGCATATTCCGTCTGGCCTCCCGTCTGTATCCAATCAGCCATGAACCAGGGGTTGGTCGTTGGTCCGGATGGACGGTCACCGAACAGCGGATAGGCCTGTAAATAAACCTGCGTGAACGCTCCATTATGGTGAATATCATCGCGAAAAAGGTCAGCAATGGGGGCTTGGGGCGACGAGGCCTTCAGCGCCGGATGGGCATTGATCGAACCGGCTATGGCATAAAAACCCGCATAACTCATGCCCCACAGCCCGAACCGGCCGTTGTGATGGTGCACATGGCTGAGCAGCCAGTCAATGGTGTCGTAGGTATCAGTGCCTTCGTCGACAGGCCCGGAGCCTGGCGATTTTGTCCGGTCGCTGACAATGGGTGTCATGTTGGTCCAGCGGCCTTCCGACGCCCAGCGCCCCCGCACATCCTGATACACAAAAATGTACCCATCCGCCTGAAGCGTGGGCGAAGGGCCCAGGGCGGATGGGTACTGATCAGGACCATAGGGCCTGGACCCAAAGCAGGTCCGTTGCATCAGAAAGGGATAGGTATGGCCCGGAGATGCATCGCGTGGCACATACACGGCGGTATAGAGCGTAACCCCGTCGCGCATCGGTATTCGGTATTCCAGCTTCTGATACCGCTCGGCCACCGGGACAGCCGCGCATACGGAAGTAAGCAGAGATACCGACAGGAATTGAGCAAAGACGGCGGATAGGACAATGACCCGCCGGAATAGATCTTTTATCATATCAACGGCAACTGTTGGTGAATAAGCTGTCCGATGGTTTGCAGGCCCCAGGCAACGTGCTCGTCAAAAGGCAGCCCGTAACTGAGCCGCATGCAGTTGGCATACTGTGGCTGGAGGCTGAACAAACTACCGGGCATGATACTGATTTTATACGGAGCCAATTGATCAGCCAGATGCAGCGTATTCACCCTGGCATCGATTTCAACCCATAAAGTAAAGCCGCCCTGTGGCTCGCTGATGCGCGTACCGTCGGGGAAGTAGCTCCGAATGGTTTGCTGGTAGCGTTGGCAGTTGCTTTTCAGTCGCTGCCGCAGTCGGCGCAGGTGCAACTCATACCGGTCATTGGCCAGAAAATTGGCCACTGCCTGCTGGGTAATCCCTGGGGAGAAACCGGACTGGTAGCGCTTCACCTGTAGCAGCGCATCGTAATAGCGTCCGGGAGCCACCCAGCCCACCCGGTAGCCGGGGGCCAGGGTTTTACTGACCGAGCCACACCACAAGACGAGGCCCTGTCGGTCAAAAGCTTTGCAGGGCAACGGGCGGTCAGGCGCAAAATGCAGATCGCCGTAGAGGTCATCTTCGATCAGGGGAATTTGGTGCGTCTCCATCAACTGCACCAGCCGTTGCTTATGGGCATTCGGCATACAACTGCCGAGCGGATTACTAAAGTTGGGCACCAGCAAACAGGCTTGTATCCGACCCGACTCCAAATGGCCTTCCAGCACGTCCAGGTCAATGCCCGTCAGGGAATCTGTGGGCAGTTCGAGCACCTTCAGGCCCAGCGAGAGAATGGTCTGTAAGATACCGAAATAGATGGGGCTTTCTACAGCCACAGTATCGCCCGGCCGGACGACAGTCTTCAGGCATAGGGTGAGCGCAGCCGTGCAACCCTCCGTTGTGATAATTTCCTCATCGGTAAGTTGCCCACCCCAGTATAGGGCGTACCGGGCAATCTGCCGCCGTAGAGCCGCATTACCGGCCATTAGTTCGTACTCGATTCCGCCATGCGGGAGCTCGCGCTGGGCCTGCTGGAAAGCCTTCATTAACTTACCGACAGGCAG
It encodes:
- a CDS encoding CocE/NonD family hydrolase gives rise to the protein MGTGAGRKRPVIRSITICIFGDSLATYYQRELEAPFFHHYLKGAGDGKTGLPKICLFDTGLKTWKTFSTWPASASHRLSWYLTPTGQLSTQVTNPTRFREYVSDPAHPVPYSEATLTAESDFSALFSYMSADQRFASKRADVLTFQTDILTQNLTVGGEIAVRLNVSTTGSDADWVVKLIDVYPPDEPNHPYQPNAQTPLASYQQLVRADVMRGRFRHSFEKPEPFIPNQVTEVTFQLPDVLHTFKKGHRVMIQVQSSWFPLIDRNPQTFVENIYKAGAADFQPARHRLYGASVIEVTTLP
- a CDS encoding CocE/NonD family hydrolase, with product MIKDLFRRVIVLSAVFAQFLSVSLLTSVCAAVPVAERYQKLEYRIPMRDGVTLYTAVYVPRDASPGHTYPFLMQRTCFGSRPYGPDQYPSALGPSPTLQADGYIFVYQDVRGRWASEGRWTNMTPIVSDRTKSPGSGPVDEGTDTYDTIDWLLSHVHHHNGRFGLWGMSYAGFYAIAGSINAHPALKASSPQAPIADLFRDDIHHNGAFTQVYLQAYPLFGDRPSGPTTNPWFMADWIQTGGQTEYAWHMGLGPLANAQPYLARNVFWQQTVAHPNYDTFWQERNLLPHLRKVRPAVLVVGGWFDAEDLYGPLSIYKTLDQHSPESHLVLVMGPFGHRGWSEETGHTLHNDLYFWRQSGNLLSA
- a CDS encoding ketopantoate reductase family protein yields the protein MENPVYIIGAGAIGMTLAVLLKQSGKEVMLLHGRKGSVPETEETSITVELSDGTAVTASVPIRTLEQVGLLNGLVLLTSKSFGNPELAQRLRGKTGQSPLVLLQNGLGIEEPFLDAGFPAVYRCVLLATSQVQAPHVVSYKPVAASAIGVVQGHESILTALVEQMSTPQFPFRAERAIQQTIWEKVITNCVFNAICPLLGIDNGIFHRNVPALALAGEIIDECVAVAEEVGINLNREAVEQRLLQISQRSDGQLISTLVDINHGRETEIDTLNLAVARLAERLGKPELANRTRLLGELIRIKADTNRVP
- a CDS encoding PadR family transcriptional regulator codes for the protein MNIENAQVQMRKGILEFCILHIISRGEIYASDMLDELTSARIMVVEGTLYPLLTRLKNAGLLDYKWVESTSGPPRKYYILTDLGRNSLESLNDTWQELAESVNAIIGKVDLHKKLTNGAVAVSPSADSTIPPANA
- a CDS encoding sugar phosphate isomerase/epimerase family protein; the protein is MLNRRELLTNALVAAGGLVSSAYGWPVTAQQTKKIGIQTYSIRRELKQDMIGSLKALKAIGFSHVELYGYQQQDKKGSILGYSLTDYRKILEDIGLEPTSSHLEPPLQSVYKFGDGGGSGKGERSIQIQPYTKQNIPAIIDFWKRAIADHQALGVPVMVQPAMPIVNTVDDAKRVCDVFNQTGELAKQANLRWGYHNHSAEFKRIGLKRGQDWSSEMAITPTSYPSEIFYDFLLTHTDPALVFFEMDVYWAVMGQCDPVSYFNRYPGRFPLLHIKDRDILGSTGFMNFANIFTAGYAKGGLERYYVELEYPNPSSSSSVSQLEAVKRSYSYVNQAPFVK
- a CDS encoding aminotransferase-like domain-containing protein, coding for MALSTPKYQQIARQLGDKLRLGMLTGGDKLPSVRMLSQELGVSINTVQQAYYCLEAEGLVEARPQSGYYVRTLIERMGQVPRRSAPQAMAHQISQSDQESVLLRLMRQQRLPGWLPFSLSVPAPSLLPVGKLMKAFQQAQRELPHGGIEYELMAGNAALRRQIARYALYWGGQLTDEEIITTEGCTAALTLCLKTVVRPGDTVAVESPIYFGILQTILSLGLKVLELPTDSLTGIDLDVLEGHLESGRIQACLLVPNFSNPLGSCMPNAHKQRLVQLMETHQIPLIEDDLYGDLHFAPDRPLPCKAFDRQGLVLWCGSVSKTLAPGYRVGWVAPGRYYDALLQVKRYQSGFSPGITQQAVANFLANDRYELHLRRLRQRLKSNCQRYQQTIRSYFPDGTRISEPQGGFTLWVEIDARVNTLHLADQLAPYKISIMPGSLFSLQPQYANCMRLSYGLPFDEHVAWGLQTIGQLIHQQLPLI
- a CDS encoding PspC domain-containing protein, whose translation is MKKTISINISGVIFHIEEDGYDKLKNYLSTVQQYFSTYEDSQEIVTDIENRIAEKLLAKLKAADKQVVSLDDVNELVAAMGTVADFEAVEEEEVLVTNGGRHSATSAGSAQAKGNPANGSTTTTFAPQPNPGVSYEPRRLVRDLRRKTLGGVCAGLAHYFNMDVVWVRLIFVGLFIGLPALSGASNGPDGFFGGLSGFTFIVYIAMWIALPGVVTIEDDKTVKKFFRNPEDKVLGGVASGIAAYFGIDTGIVRLLFVLGIVFFGVGFLLYLVLWMIAPTANTLTEKMEMQGQPITLSNIENSIKQNLNINETANNESALTRILLFPFRAIATILGGLGRALGPLLNGVVSLIRVFAGVLMLIMAFAFMIACLAFIGAAIGIWSSTSIGPGGFPSDLIRADVTAPMVLSGIVVGLIPAFALAVLGIMLITTRSVISTRTALTLGGIWLVGLVVFGGTVTPLISSFQRRGTVEETKILTVPAAIPMFALNDVDNDGDNWDTRPSIDLKGYEGTTLNLVQSFRAQGRTRAEAQANARQVRYAYTIKDSVVRFDNSMELLPKAHFRAQDLDMDLMIPYEKPFRMTEDFARYIRNEFGERELDRMSSSLWKFTKQDGLVCINYPREKDHSDNDEDNDVTDLTDDVQSAVASELGDDFDRIGDHTRQFNVTAFSKVDIAGAFVVRFRKGDTFKVIADGREDDMSDMDVRVNGSTLEVKIDRKGGLFDWNNRKRVGLTITVPNIDELKLSGASKASLVGFGNYKNLDIDMSGACRTVFDGTVEKLSIQLSGASNAVLRGHVDQLEADLSGASKIEATGLNIDKASVDASGASHATLGHVGSLDSETSGASKVTRQ
- a CDS encoding PAS domain-containing sensor histidine kinase, whose amino-acid sequence is MLTATQTAIQEENDRLKHQIEQLQAVLNNITTGVSLLEPLYDKTGQIVDFRNIVINDYNARRFGKSIQELTDGRGVGELFPGWQETENFAIYRRVFNDEQPRTFDTFYDQFGLRSWLEVEVRRLGVGVLVSFRDITALHESEQKQREQAELLQAVFNNAYVGIAVYEPVLDEEGQVTDFRFQFTNPTAFRLPNLTQENTAGRLSSEIYPDYKERGLFQEHRSVYQTGQPLRLEKYYPEFKIWVDVSITKLGMGIMHTFADITERKQIESQLKYQADTFQAVLGAVTHGLNVFQIIWDETGQLADLRYEFVSDQMLRDTGLSREQVIGNTLITLFPTARQSSYWPAYQAALQTDEPQRFEEFYQYDGYKNYIIGEVCRANHNRLITTYRIINDLKAAQWQAEQQAELIRSVLDGSPNAVIAFDAVRDQAGTLIDLRYVLQNEVNRQRVGRSDEQLLGQTMRSFFPDVVELGLLDGYRRVIETGQPWHWEGAYTYPNRSGWFGYTAVKRGDGMVLTVQDKTLEHEAQQHIEAANRTLIKSNENLQSFAYVASHDLQEPLRKIHSFSNILLQQHATELSTEASEMLQRMQAASDRMSGLIRDILALSRLATQQQTFQPVELENLVHEVLMDLEAVVIDKDAAVDVASLPTVMGDALQLRQLFQNLLSNALKFTQAGRRPQVRVTCELRSPNKVPDNEQLTAIPAHLAAEAVASFWAISVADNGIGFDAKKYGDRVFGTFQRLHGRTSNYSGTGIGLAIVKKVVDNHRGEITVWSREGEGATFTVYLPVS